AACCGTTCCCAGGGCTGCCTCGACGTGGGTGGCCGCGCGGAGGTCGCCGCGGGCAAGGCCGTGGTCGACTGGCTGAACGGGCGCGCGGCCGGCTACCGCGACGGGGGCGAGCAGGTGCGGGCCGACTGGTCCAGCGGCGCGGTCGGCATGATCGGCAAGTCCTGGGACGGCACCGTGGCCAACGGAGTGGCCGCCACCGGGGTCCCCGGGCTGCGCACGATCGTGCCGATCGCCGCGATCAGCTCCTGGTACGACTACTTCCGTTCGGACGGGGTGGCATTCGGCTACGGCCCCTACCCACGGCAGCCGGTGAACCTCGGCCGCCGGATCGAGTCCCCGGAGGCGGCCAAGCGTTGCTCCGCGGTGCACCGGGAGCTGATCGAGGGCGCTCCGGCCAACGGCGATGTAACTCCACTGTGGACCGAAAGGGACTACGTCCGGGACGCGAGCAAGGTACGGGCCAGCGTGTTCGCCGTACACGGCCTCGGTGACCTGAACGTGAAGATGCGGCACCTCGGGCAGTGGTGGGAGGCGCTGCGGGTACCGCGCAAGCTGTGGCTGTCCCAGACCGGGCACGTGGACCCCTTCGACTTCCGCCGTGCCGAGTGGGTGCACACCCTGCACCGCTGGTTCGACCGGTGGCTGCTCGGCATCAACAACGGCATCGAACGAGAGCCGATGGCCAGCATCGAACGCGCCCCGGACCAGTGGGTCCAGCAGCGCAGCTGGCCGGTGTCCGAGAAGACCACGCTGTGGCCGCAGCCAGGGGCGCAACCGGGGCTGGGCACGCTGGGCACCGAGCGGCCGGAGCCGGGTTCGGCCGCGGCGTTCACCGACGACCCCGGCAAGGGCTCGCGGGACTGGGCGGCGCGGCCAGGGGAACCCGCGCCGGAGCGGGTGCTGTACGACTCGGGTCCGCTGAGCTCCGACCTGCATATCGCGGGCAGTTCCTCGATCACGGTGACCGCGAGCCCATCCACCCCGACCGCGCACCTGAGCGCCGTCCTGGTCGACTACGGCCCCGCGACCATCCGCGACTACCTCGGCCCCGGCGAGGGCATCCGCACCCTGGGTACCGAATCCTGCTGGGGCGCGACCCGGCCGGGGGACGATCCGTGCTATCGCAACACCGCGACCACGACCACCGCGGTGGACCTGGAGGTGATCTCCCGCGGCTGGGCGGACCTGGCCAACCACGCCACGCTGCGCGAGTCCGGCCCGCTGGAGCCCGGCCGCGACTACCGGATGACCTTCCGGCTGTCCGCGACCGACCATGTGGTGCCCCGAGGCCATCACCTCGCGCTGATCATCGCGGGCACCGACCGCGGGTTCAGTGTCAGTCCGGCCGAGCCCGGCACGGTACGGGTGGACCTGAGCCGCACCAGCGTGCGGATCCCGGCCACGACCACCCCGCGAGCCGGATCGGGCCCACCGCCGGTGGTGCGGCCGGACCGGCTGCCGCCGCTGCCGACCGGCACCGAGTTCCGCTGACCGCTCACCCCGGCGCCACCAGCACGGTCGATTCCGGCGGCGCGTCCATCTCCCGCCAGATCCGGAACATCAGCGGGCAGCAGGCCACCGCGAGACAGATCCCGCCGAGCACCAGCACGGCGGGCCGCAGCCCGATCCAGTCCAGCAGGGCGCCCGCCAGCAGCGCGCCAAGCGGCATGGCCGCTATCGCCCCGGTGTAGAGCGCGCCGAACACCCTGCCCCGCAGCGCCACCGGGACCCGCTCGTACATCAGCCCGGCCAGCACCGGGTTCAGCGGTCCGACTCCGAAGCTGCACAGCGTCAGCAGCAGCACCATCACCACCGCAGGAGGGTTGGCGGCGAGCACGCCGTAGGTCGGTGCCCCGCACAACAGGAAGCACCAGCTGAAGATGGCTCGGCGACCGAACCGCCCGCCGAGCCAGCCGTAGAGCAGCGCGCCGAGCAGGCCGCCCGCTCCCACGGCGGCGATCACCACCCCGACCAGCGCGCTGTTCTGCCACACCCTGGCTCCGTAGGCGGGGACCAGCACCGAGTACAGCCCGACGAACAGGGCGTTGATCCCGGCGCACAATCCGGAGACCCACAGCAGCAGGTGGTCACCACGCAGCTGCCGGGCGCCCTCCCGCAAGTCGGCAAGGTATCCCCGGTCCTGCCCGCACGCGGGCCGCTCGGTGAACCTCGCAGGCACCAGCAGCGCGACCAGGCCGGCCGCGAGGAACAGTGTGCTGGCATCCAGCAGTAGTACCGGCGCCGCGCCCAGCACGGTGATCAGGGCGCCCGCGGCCAGCGCGCCGAACAGGTCCCCGATCCGGTGCACGCTTTCCAGCGCGGCCGTGGCCCGCTCCACTCGGGTCCCGGCGAGCGCGATCGCCTCCGGCAGCAGCACCTGTTTGGCGGTGCGCGAGGGTGCCCGGCCCAGCCCGATCCCGAATGCCATGGCCGCCAGCGCGAGCAGGGAGAGTTCCATCGTGGCCACGAACAGCGGCACGGCAAGCAGCACGGGCACGGTGAGCAGATCGGCCAGCACGCTGATCCGCCGCGGCCCGTGCCGGTCGACCAGGGTGCCCGCCACGGAGAACGACAGCAGCAGACCCACCGTTTCGGCCGCGGCCACGGCACCGGTCATCGACCCGCTGCCGGTGGTGTCCAGCACGTACCACGGGATCGCGACCATGGTCATCGCGGAGCCGACCGCCGCGATACCGGCGGCGGCGAGCACCGCCAGGAGTGGAATGCGCCGGGACCCGATGGATCTTCGGCTGCGGCCGTGCGGTTCGGCGGCCGCCCTCACGATTCACGCTCATGGCCTTGACACATTCGGAAACACAACCGGATTCGGTTCGCACGAAATCGTTCTTTCCCAGCCACCTAAACACGCTAGAACAGCGGCGAAACTTTGCAAAGTGCACGTTGCAGCTAACCCAGGCACACCACGGGTGCGTGGCTTGCTGCCGGACGAGCGACCTCGACTTCCCCGATGTGGGAACGGATCCGGGTCGCTCGCCCGCTGTGGGTAGCAGGTGTGGCAGGCTGTGCCGGTGACCGCACCGCTGGCCCTGCTCGACGCCGCGAGCATGTACTTCCGTTCGTTCCACGCCCTGCCGGAATCGCTGACCGCACCGGACGGCACGCCGGTCAACGCCGTGCGCGGGTTCACCGACACGGTAGCCAGGATCCTCACCGACCGGCGACCGGGGCGGCTGGTCGCCTGCCTGGACGCGGACTGGCGGCCACAGTTCCGGGTGAACCTGCTGCCAAGTTACAAGGCGCACCGGGTCGCCGAGGAAGCCGAGGACGGTGCGGTAGAGGTCGTCCCGGACGCGCTGAGCCCGCAGGTACCGATCATCCTGGAGGTGCTGGAAGCGGTCGGGCTGGCCACCGCCGAGGCGGCGGGGTATGAGGCGGACGACGTGATCGGCACGCTGGTGGCTCGGGAGTCGGCCGACCCGGTCGAGGTGATCAGCGGGGACCGGGACCTGTTCCAGCTGGTGCGGACCGAGCCCAGCCCGGTCACCGTGTACTACCTCGGCAAGGGCTGGAACAAAGCGGAACCGCTCGGCCCGGCGGAGATCGCGGCCAAGTACGGGGTGCCGGAGGAGAACGCCGGCCCAGCCTACGCCGATATGGCGGCCCTGCGCGGCGACCCCTCGGACGGCCTGCCCGGGGTGGCCGGGATCGGCGAGAAGACCGCGGCGAAGCTGATCAGCCAGTTCGGTTCGCTGGAGGCGCTGATCGGCGCCGCGGCCGAGGGTGATCCGCGGGTGCCGCCCAAGACCCGGCTGCGGCTCGCCGAGGCCGCCGACTACCTCGCCGTGGCGCCCACCGTGGTGCAGGTGGCTCCGGACGCCCCGGTGGAGTTCTCCCGCCCGGACCGGGTGCCCGCCGCGCCCGCCGACCCGGAGCGCGCGCTGGAACTCGGCGAGCGCTGGAACCTCGGCGGTTCGGTGCAACGGCTGCTGGACGCGCTGGCCGGGTAGTAGGGCCACCGCGACCGCGCGCCTTCTGCAACCCGGTCTAGTCGGGTGCGCTTACCTCGTACTCGCCGTCCTCGCTGGTGACGGTGATGGTGACCGTCCTGGCCTCCTCGGCCACCCGTACCGCGCAGTCGAAGGTGCTGCCGACCTGGACCGGCTGGCCCGGCGGGCAGTTCACGTTCGTCACCTCCGCCAGGCCGTAGCTCTCGGTGAGCACCTTGCGCACCGAGGCCTGCATGGCCAGCCGGTCGAACACCTTCGGCAGCGGCGACAGCGTGGTCGTCGTGGCGGCTGTGCTCCGGCTGCCGCCGGGTGGGGTCGTGCTGGTGGCGGAACTGGCCGCCGATGTACCCGGTCCCTCGTCCTGGCCGCTGCCCTGGTCACAGCCCGCGCCAAGCAGCACGCCGGCGACCGCCAGCAGCAGCACTACACGCAACCGCACGCCCGCACCCCGACAGGTTGATCGTCAACAGGTTAGAAGAAGGTACCGCACCAGGCCGTCCGGTGCGTCGCGAACAGGCTGTCCGCCGCCGCCACGGCCGCCGGGTCGGCCACCTCGATCCGTCCGGCCTCGGCCAGCGCCGACGGCCGCCAGCCACCGAGGTAGATCATCGCGAGGGTGTCCACGTGCAGCCGGAGCCCTGCGGGTGCCGTCACCTCCGTCACCTCGTCCGCCGAGACGAGATACCGCCCGGAGTTGTGCTCCAGCACTGGATCCACCACCTCCAGCACCACCGTCCCCTGGCCGCGCTCCCGTGCGCGCAGCGCCCCCGGCACGTCCACCAGGCGCAGCCAGAGTGCATCGGAGGCACCGTTGACCCGCACCGCGCGCGGGTCGGTGAACAGCAACTCGGCGTACTCGTCCTGGGGACGCCCGGACGCCTCGATCTCGCCGACCAGGTCCACCCCGAGCAGGTAGCGCCAGAGCCCGGCGAAGGCGGAGAACGAGCCGTAGTGGAAGTCCATCAGCTTGAGCACGGCTCCGCGGGCGGGGTCGGGCCGCGCCACCTCGTAGATAGCGAACCCATCGGCACCACCAGGTCCATAGTGGACGGCCGCGGTCACCGGATTCCCGGTGCGCCGCATGAACACTCCGGCCGCGGGCCACCAGTACTGGTTCCGGGTCAGCATCCCCGGCCAGCGCGGCGACAGCTCCCGGTACACCGCTGGCAGCCGCTCCAGCGCGGTGTCCAGGTCGAACAGGTCGACCTGGCCCTCGTGCGGGATCTCCGGCCGGAACACCGCCCGCCGCCGATCGACGGTGTAGGAGCGGCCCGTGGTGGCAATCCCGTAGCCGAACCGGCCGTAGATCAGGCCCTCCGAGGCGATCAGCCCGGCCACCGCAATCCCGCGTTCGGCGAGATCGGTGAGCTGGGTGCGCATCAGCTCGGTCAGCACACCGCGCCGGGTGCGGTTGGGCCGCACCCCGACCCCGGTCACCGCCGCCGTCGGCAACATGCCGCCACCGGGAAGGACCAGCTCGGAGTCGAAGAACCGGGCGGTGCCGATGAGCGTGTCATCGAAGACGCCGAGTGTGTTGCCTTCCTGGTAGGCGTTCCGGACCTGTTGCCAGTCCTCGGTGGAGGAAGGCGGGGCATGCAGGCTGTGCCGGAGCAGGTCGTAGGCGGCGCGCAGGTCGTCCTCGCCGTGCAGCACCTGGACGGTGTGATCACTCATAGTGGCCATAGTGGCTGCCGCCCGGTCGCGGCGGCCACCGGTTTTACTTCGGCATCGCGACCTCGTACTTGCCTTCAGCCTCGTCAACCACCGTGATCGAGACCTTCTGCTGCTGGCCGCCGATCGTGATGTCGCATTCGAAGGTGTGCCCCTCCTTAACCGGCTGGTCGGCCGGGCAGGACACGCTCTCCACCGCGCCCTGGACGGGGTAGTTGTCGCTGATCAGGTTCTGGATGTCGCGTTCCATGGCGGCGTTGTCGAAGGTCTTGCCCGGCATCGCCCACCCCG
The sequence above is drawn from the Amycolatopsis aidingensis genome and encodes:
- a CDS encoding Xaa-Pro dipeptidyl-peptidase: MNWSASRGLAALLVLVLGVLTIPVPATAAPPAFAIRDGVSQPVYSYAEAIRERVWVDTGLDADRDGRTDRVVADVIRPAEAARAGIEVPVIMEASPYYGNLGRGNESELKTYDAQDRPLGFPLFYDNYFVPRGYAVVLVDLAGTNRSQGCLDVGGRAEVAAGKAVVDWLNGRAAGYRDGGEQVRADWSSGAVGMIGKSWDGTVANGVAATGVPGLRTIVPIAAISSWYDYFRSDGVAFGYGPYPRQPVNLGRRIESPEAAKRCSAVHRELIEGAPANGDVTPLWTERDYVRDASKVRASVFAVHGLGDLNVKMRHLGQWWEALRVPRKLWLSQTGHVDPFDFRRAEWVHTLHRWFDRWLLGINNGIEREPMASIERAPDQWVQQRSWPVSEKTTLWPQPGAQPGLGTLGTERPEPGSAAAFTDDPGKGSRDWAARPGEPAPERVLYDSGPLSSDLHIAGSSSITVTASPSTPTAHLSAVLVDYGPATIRDYLGPGEGIRTLGTESCWGATRPGDDPCYRNTATTTTAVDLEVISRGWADLANHATLRESGPLEPGRDYRMTFRLSATDHVVPRGHHLALIIAGTDRGFSVSPAEPGTVRVDLSRTSVRIPATTTPRAGSGPPPVVRPDRLPPLPTGTEFR
- a CDS encoding MFS transporter codes for the protein MLAAAGIAAVGSAMTMVAIPWYVLDTTGSGSMTGAVAAAETVGLLLSFSVAGTLVDRHGPRRISVLADLLTVPVLLAVPLFVATMELSLLALAAMAFGIGLGRAPSRTAKQVLLPEAIALAGTRVERATAALESVHRIGDLFGALAAGALITVLGAAPVLLLDASTLFLAAGLVALLVPARFTERPACGQDRGYLADLREGARQLRGDHLLLWVSGLCAGINALFVGLYSVLVPAYGARVWQNSALVGVVIAAVGAGGLLGALLYGWLGGRFGRRAIFSWCFLLCGAPTYGVLAANPPAVVMVLLLTLCSFGVGPLNPVLAGLMYERVPVALRGRVFGALYTGAIAAMPLGALLAGALLDWIGLRPAVLVLGGICLAVACCPLMFRIWREMDAPPESTVLVAPG
- a CDS encoding 5'-3' exonuclease; this translates as MTAPLALLDAASMYFRSFHALPESLTAPDGTPVNAVRGFTDTVARILTDRRPGRLVACLDADWRPQFRVNLLPSYKAHRVAEEAEDGAVEVVPDALSPQVPIILEVLEAVGLATAEAAGYEADDVIGTLVARESADPVEVISGDRDLFQLVRTEPSPVTVYYLGKGWNKAEPLGPAEIAAKYGVPEENAGPAYADMAALRGDPSDGLPGVAGIGEKTAAKLISQFGSLEALIGAAAEGDPRVPPKTRLRLAEAADYLAVAPTVVQVAPDAPVEFSRPDRVPAAPADPERALELGERWNLGGSVQRLLDALAG
- a CDS encoding DUF4333 domain-containing protein, coding for MRLRVVLLLAVAGVLLGAGCDQGSGQDEGPGTSAASSATSTTPPGGSRSTAATTTTLSPLPKVFDRLAMQASVRKVLTESYGLAEVTNVNCPPGQPVQVGSTFDCAVRVAEEARTVTITVTSEDGEYEVSAPD
- a CDS encoding GNAT family N-acetyltransferase; the protein is MSDHTVQVLHGEDDLRAAYDLLRHSLHAPPSSTEDWQQVRNAYQEGNTLGVFDDTLIGTARFFDSELVLPGGGMLPTAAVTGVGVRPNRTRRGVLTELMRTQLTDLAERGIAVAGLIASEGLIYGRFGYGIATTGRSYTVDRRRAVFRPEIPHEGQVDLFDLDTALERLPAVYRELSPRWPGMLTRNQYWWPAAGVFMRRTGNPVTAAVHYGPGGADGFAIYEVARPDPARGAVLKLMDFHYGSFSAFAGLWRYLLGVDLVGEIEASGRPQDEYAELLFTDPRAVRVNGASDALWLRLVDVPGALRARERGQGTVVLEVVDPVLEHNSGRYLVSADEVTEVTAPAGLRLHVDTLAMIYLGGWRPSALAEAGRIEVADPAAVAAADSLFATHRTAWCGTFF